In Mastacembelus armatus chromosome 4, fMasArm1.2, whole genome shotgun sequence, the following are encoded in one genomic region:
- the elavl4 gene encoding ELAV-like protein 4, protein MFEISRTLNAALLSNEGSTETQWRQAELPQLQGWAEKGLLTQPKMIISNMEAPVTNGPSGGGTTANGPTTNSRGCPSPMQTGPTNDDSKTNLIVNYLPQNMTQEEFRSLFGSIGEIESCKLVRDKITGQSLGYGFVNYIDPKDAEKAINTLNGLRLQTKTIKVSYARPSSASIRDANLYVSGLPKTMTQKELEQLFSQYGRIITSRILVDQVTGSTGGSRGVGFIRFDKRIEAEEAIKGLNGQKPSGAAEPITVKFANNPSQKTSQALLSQLYQSPNRRYPGPLHHQAQRFRLDNLLNMAYGVKRFSPITIDSMTSLVGMNIPGHTGTGWCIFVYNLSPDSDESVLWQLFGPFGAVNNVKVIRDFNTNKCKGFGFVTMTNYDEAAMAIASLNGYRLGDRVLQVSFKTNKTHKS, encoded by the exons GGGTCGACGGAGACACAGTGGCGTCAGGCAGAGCTCCCACAGCTCCAGGGCTGGGCAGAGAAGGGATTGCTGACACAGCCAAAGATG ATCATCAGTAACATGGAGGCTCCAGTGACAAATGGCCCCAGTGGAGGAGGCACCACAGCCAACGGGCCGACCACCAACAGCCGCGGCTGCCCCTCACCCATGCAGACTGGTCCAACAAATGACGACAGCAAGACCAACCTCATTGTCAACTACCTGCCGCAGAACATGACCCAGGAGGAGTTTCGCAGCCTGTTTGGCAGCATCGGGGAGATTGAGTCCTGCAAGCTGGTTCGCGACAAGATCACAG GACAGAGTCTGGGCTATGGCTTTGTCAACTACATCGATCCAAAGGACGCAGAGAAAGCCATCAACACGTTAAATGGACTCAGACTTCAGACCAAAACGATCAAG GTGTCATATGCAAGACCCAGCTCAGCCTCCATACGTGATGCCAATCTGTATGTGAGCGGCCTGCCCAAGACTATGACCCAAAAGGAACTGGAGCAGCTTTTCTCCCAGTACGGACGCATCATCACCTCCCGCATCCTTGTCGACCAGGTCACAG GCAGTACCG GTGGCTCCCGAGGTGTGGGCTTCATTCGCTTTGATAAGAGGATAGAGGCTGAGGAGGCCATCAAGGGCCTAAACGGACAGAAGCCATCGGGTGCTGCAGAGCCAATCACGGTCAAGTTCGCTAACAATCCCAGCCAAAAGACCAGCCAAGCCCTTCTGTCACAACTCTACCAGTCCCCCAATCGTCGATACCCAGGCCCCCTCCACCACCAGGCTCAGAGGTTCAG GCTGGACAATTTGCTTAATATGGCCTATGGCGTAAAGAG GTTCTCGCCCATCACCATTGACAGCATGACCAGCCTGGTTGGCATGAACATCCCAGGGCACACAGGCACTGGCTGGTGCATCTTCGTATACAACCTATCCCCAGATTCTGATGAGAGTGTGCTCTGGCAGCTGTTCGGGCCGTTCGGCGCCGTCAACAACGTCAAGGTGATCCGTGACTTCAACACCAACAAGTGCAAAGGCTTCGGTTTCGTCACCATGACGAATTACGACGAGGCCGCCATGGCTATTGCCAGCCTCAACGGCTACAGGTTGGGCGACCGCGTCTTGCAAGTCTCCTTCAAAACTAACAAGACACACAAGTCCTGA